In Brassica rapa cultivar Chiifu-401-42 chromosome A06, CAAS_Brap_v3.01, whole genome shotgun sequence, a single window of DNA contains:
- the LOC108872302 gene encoding SAL1 phosphatase-like produces the protein MIIISFVGWLIQKVQKALLQSDVQSKSDKSPVTVTDYGSQAVVSLLLQRELSSEPFSLVAEEDSADLRKDGSQDILERITKLVNDTLATEDILKPIDSTLSTDDILRAIDCGIKSFLPIRGGQQVRVSSRH, from the exons ATGATAATCATCTCTTTTGTTGGTTGGTTGATTCAGAAAGTTCAAAAGGCCTTGTTGCAGTCTGATGTTCAATCAAAATCTGATAAAAGTCCAGTGACTGTTACTGATTATG GTTCACAAGCAGTTGTTAGTTTACTCTTACAAAGGGAACTCAGCTCTGAACCCTTTTCATTGGTGGCTGAAGAG GACTCAGCGGATCTACGCAAGGATGGTTCTCAGGATATTCTCGAGCGCATCACTAAACTCGTCAACGACACTTTGGCTACTGAGGATATACTCAAACCCATTGACTCTACTTTATCAACAGATGATATTCTCAGAGCCATTGACTGTGGCATAAAG AGTTTTCTTCCTATTCGTGGTGGACAGCAAGTCCGCGTCTCCAGCCGTCACTGA
- the LOC103873669 gene encoding xyloglucan endotransglucosylase/hydrolase protein 31, with the protein MAFPLILLAFVVLCSSGYSQRSPSPGYYPSSRVPTSPFDRDFRTLWGSQHQRTEQDVITLLLDKSSGSGFKSLRSYKSGYFGASIKLQSGYTAGVDTSLYLSNNQEHPGDHDEVDIEFLGTTPGKPYSLQTNVFVRGSGDRNVIGREMKFNLWFDPTQDFHHYAILWNSNQIVFYVDDVPIRTYDRKNEAIFPTRPMWLYGSIWDASDWATENGRIKADYRYQPFIAKYTNFKLAGCTAEGSSSCTPPSASPMGNRGLSQQQMGAMAWAQRNFLVYNYCHDPKRDHTQTPEC; encoded by the exons ATGGCTTTTCCTCTTATTCTTTTAGCTTTCGTAGTTTTGTGTTCCAGTGGCTACAGCCAACGTTCTCCTTCGCCGGGATACTACCCGAGTTCTCGAGTACCAACTTCACCTTTTGATCGTGATTTTCGGACCCTATGGGGCTCTCAACACCAGCGGACAGAGCAAGACGTTATCACTCTTTTGCTGGACAAATCATCTG GGAGTGGATTCAAGTCTCTTCGTTCGTACAAGTCGGGCTACTTTGGTGCTTCTATTAAGCTCCAATCAGGCTACACAGCTGGAGTTGATACATCTCTCTAC CTCTCCAACAATCAAGAACATCCCGGAGACCACGACGAGGTTGATATCGAATTTCTAGGAACAACGCCAGGGAAACCTTATAGCCTTCAGACGAATGTATTCGTCAGAGGAAGTGGTGACCGAAATGTTATTGGGAGAGAAATGAAATTCAATTTGTGGTTCGACCCTACTCAAGATTTCCACCATTACGCAATTTTGTGGAACTCTAATCAAATTGT ATTCTATGTAGATGATGTACCGATACGTACGTATGACAGAAAGAATGAAGCTATCTTCCCTACAAGGCCGATGTGGTTGTACGGATCGATATGGGATGCGTCAGACTGGGCCACGGAAAATGGAAGGATCAAAGCCGACTATCGATACCAACCATTTATTGCTAAGTACACAAACTTTAAATTAGCGGGATGCACAGCAGAGGGGTCTAGCTCATGCACACCGCCATCGGCTTCACCTATGGGGAATCGAGGGTTAAGCCAGCAACAAATGGGGGCGATGGCATGGGCACAGAGGAACTTCTTGGTCTATAATTATTGCCATGACCCTAAAAGAGACCACACCCAAACACCAGAATGTTAA